One region of Epilithonimonas zeae genomic DNA includes:
- a CDS encoding SusC/RagA family TonB-linked outer membrane protein, protein MKKLTTSVLAVVLSSSFAMVSAQTVQDSAKTQDIEGVVVTALGIKRDKKSLGYASQEIKSDAITKGTTNTGNVASQLSGKVAGLQVNTNNNFGGSSNLVIRGYKSLNAGGPLIVIDGSPVSNTSLSGQYDYGNFLSDVNQEDIESINVLKGAAASALYGERGLNGVIVITTKSGRGKDDNKWGVTLNSGVSVGSIDKSTFPKYQNKFGGGYGDYFNYDGYSNFSDDASLGPAYDGSMLYNWDSFDVTSPNYGKMTPYVAGKHTPVDFFETANTYTNTLSLQKAGPKGDFLLNYTNQLMNGILPNSELKKNTISTKFNYDLTDKLRASVYSSLTLQNTKGRNETGYSDNTMSAFRQWWNVNTDIIEQRDAYFRTKKNITWNWHAPDDIRPYYWDNPYFLRYESYQSDRRTRSFSYASLTYSFTKKINFTAKLSHDMMDMVIENRLAAGSVPRAWGASGNNVESGYSRQDINRTETNFDAFLNYGFDITDDLDISGIIGANVRRNRNENVYASTEGGLVVPGLYALSNSQGVVKPAAETLQRSVTSGAYATASIGYKDTYYIDGTYRVDQASTLPKDNRTYGYGSVAGSVILSNLINQDWLSFWKIRGNYAVVGGSTDPYNLVNTYTSLGNYNGVVMFDTSNILKNPNLKPERSKEFEVGTELQFFKRRLGIDFAYYNNRTTDQIINLPISNATTFNQMVFNAGRIDNKGVEVALNVTPIRTKDFSWDLVANWAKNENIVVDLNGVDNYQLGAYQGSVTLNASVGQAFGSLVGTDYVYHENGQRVVQANGLWAKTAPKVIGNITPDWTGGLRNTFSYKGISLSFLIDVQQGGDTFSTDLWYGYAGGLYADTVSPEWRNPTGVILPGVYANGNPNTTQVGGIRANGTAVLNETNYYSYQPEGYTNAPNSRYVYDASYVKLREASISYSLPKSILQSTFLQDVTLSLVGRNLWIIHKNLPYGDPEAGVGGGIRSRGNSIGILPTTRDFGFNVNIKF, encoded by the coding sequence ATGAAAAAATTAACAACAAGTGTGTTGGCAGTGGTTCTTTCGTCGTCTTTTGCAATGGTTTCTGCGCAAACGGTACAAGACTCAGCTAAAACGCAAGATATTGAAGGCGTTGTTGTAACGGCTTTGGGTATCAAGAGAGACAAGAAATCTTTAGGATATGCATCTCAAGAAATTAAATCTGATGCAATTACTAAAGGAACTACTAATACAGGTAACGTTGCCTCTCAGTTATCTGGTAAGGTAGCTGGTTTACAGGTTAACACCAATAATAACTTTGGTGGTTCTTCTAATTTGGTAATTAGAGGTTATAAATCTTTAAATGCTGGTGGTCCATTAATCGTTATAGATGGTTCACCAGTTAGTAACACTTCTCTTTCTGGGCAATATGATTATGGAAATTTTCTTTCTGATGTCAATCAAGAAGATATAGAGTCTATAAATGTATTAAAAGGTGCAGCAGCATCCGCACTTTACGGAGAAAGAGGTCTTAATGGCGTTATAGTAATTACAACTAAGTCTGGTAGAGGAAAAGATGACAACAAATGGGGTGTTACTCTTAATTCTGGTGTAAGTGTTGGTTCTATAGATAAATCAACTTTCCCAAAATACCAAAACAAATTTGGAGGTGGATATGGTGACTATTTTAACTATGATGGCTATTCTAACTTTAGTGATGATGCCTCTCTAGGTCCTGCATATGATGGAAGTATGCTTTATAATTGGGATAGTTTTGATGTTACTTCTCCTAATTATGGTAAAATGACTCCTTATGTTGCTGGAAAGCATACGCCAGTTGACTTTTTTGAAACGGCCAATACTTATACAAATACTTTATCTTTACAAAAGGCAGGTCCAAAAGGTGATTTCTTGTTGAATTACACTAATCAATTAATGAATGGTATTTTGCCTAATTCAGAATTGAAAAAAAATACGATATCAACAAAGTTTAATTACGATTTAACTGATAAGTTAAGAGCTTCTGTTTATTCTTCTTTAACATTGCAAAATACTAAAGGAAGAAACGAGACAGGTTATTCAGATAATACGATGTCAGCTTTCAGACAATGGTGGAATGTTAATACTGATATTATTGAACAAAGAGATGCTTATTTCAGAACAAAAAAGAACATTACTTGGAACTGGCACGCACCAGACGATATAAGACCTTATTACTGGGATAATCCATATTTTTTAAGATACGAAAGTTATCAGTCTGACAGAAGAACAAGAAGTTTTAGCTATGCTTCATTAACATATTCTTTTACAAAGAAGATTAATTTTACTGCAAAATTATCTCATGATATGATGGATATGGTAATTGAGAATAGATTAGCTGCTGGATCAGTACCTAGAGCTTGGGGAGCTTCTGGTAACAATGTTGAGTCAGGATACTCTAGACAAGATATTAATAGAACAGAAACTAACTTTGACGCTTTCTTAAACTACGGATTTGATATCACAGATGATCTTGATATTTCTGGTATCATTGGTGCAAACGTTAGAAGAAATAGAAACGAAAATGTTTATGCTTCGACAGAGGGAGGCTTGGTTGTTCCAGGACTTTATGCTCTTTCAAACTCTCAAGGTGTAGTTAAACCTGCAGCTGAAACACTTCAAAGATCAGTTACTTCTGGTGCCTATGCTACAGCATCGATTGGGTACAAAGATACATATTATATAGATGGAACCTATCGTGTGGATCAAGCATCTACTTTACCAAAAGACAACAGAACTTACGGTTATGGATCTGTTGCTGGGTCTGTAATTTTGTCTAATTTAATTAATCAAGATTGGTTAAGTTTTTGGAAAATTCGTGGAAATTACGCTGTCGTAGGGGGATCTACAGATCCTTATAACTTAGTGAATACTTACACTTCTTTAGGTAATTATAATGGAGTTGTTATGTTCGATACTTCTAATATTTTGAAGAATCCTAATTTGAAACCAGAGAGATCTAAAGAATTTGAAGTAGGTACAGAGCTACAGTTTTTCAAGAGAAGATTAGGTATCGATTTCGCTTACTATAATAACAGAACTACCGATCAAATTATTAATTTACCAATTTCGAATGCTACAACATTTAATCAAATGGTCTTTAATGCTGGTAGAATTGATAATAAAGGAGTAGAAGTAGCATTAAATGTTACGCCAATTAGAACAAAAGACTTTTCTTGGGATTTAGTTGCTAACTGGGCAAAAAATGAAAACATCGTTGTTGACTTAAATGGTGTTGATAATTATCAGTTAGGCGCATATCAGGGAAGTGTTACACTTAATGCAAGTGTAGGTCAGGCTTTTGGTTCGTTGGTAGGTACAGATTATGTATACCATGAAAATGGACAAAGAGTTGTACAAGCTAATGGTCTTTGGGCAAAAACAGCTCCAAAAGTAATTGGTAATATTACACCAGACTGGACAGGAGGTTTAAGAAATACATTTAGCTATAAAGGAATTTCATTAAGCTTCTTAATTGATGTTCAACAAGGTGGTGATACTTTCTCAACAGATTTATGGTATGGTTATGCAGGCGGCTTGTATGCTGATACTGTATCGCCTGAATGGAGAAATCCTACAGGCGTAATTTTACCTGGTGTTTATGCTAATGGTAATCCAAATACTACTCAGGTAGGAGGTATTAGAGCAAATGGTACAGCAGTTCTTAACGAAACAAACTACTATAGCTACCAGCCGGAAGGTTATACAAATGCTCCTAATAGTAGATATGTTTATGATGCATCTTATGTTAAATTGAGAGAAGCTAGTATATCATACTCTTTACCTAAGAGCATTCTTCAAAGTACATTCTTGCAAGATGTAACTTTATCTCTTGTTGGAAGAAACCTGTGGATTATCCATAAAAATCTTCCTTACGGAGATCCAGAAGCTGGAGTTGGTGGTGGAATTAGATCAAGAGGTAACTCAATAGGAATCTTACCAACTACTAGAGATTTTGGATTTAATGTAAATATTAAATTTTAA
- a CDS encoding ribonuclease HII produces MQLIQNFSIDLIEAGCDEVGRGCLAGPVVAAAVIVDKNFKQNLVNDSKTLNFKTRQNLDLYIRENAVDFAIAELSPAFIDEHNILNASLHAMHRALDQLNTRPELILVDGNKFHPYNYIPHHCIIKGDSKYLSIAAASILAKNYRDNLMIKLHDEFPDYGWNTNFGYCTKTHQKALKKFGPNIHHRKSFRLEYDVEID; encoded by the coding sequence ATGCAACTAATACAGAATTTTTCAATCGACCTTATAGAAGCAGGTTGCGATGAAGTCGGAAGAGGTTGTTTAGCCGGACCTGTCGTGGCTGCGGCTGTAATAGTTGATAAAAATTTTAAGCAAAATTTGGTTAACGATTCTAAAACGTTAAATTTCAAAACCAGACAGAATCTTGACCTATATATCCGTGAAAATGCAGTTGATTTTGCTATTGCGGAATTATCGCCGGCATTTATAGACGAACATAATATTTTAAATGCCAGCCTGCACGCCATGCATCGTGCACTTGATCAGCTTAATACGAGACCTGAATTGATTTTAGTAGATGGCAACAAGTTTCATCCTTATAATTACATTCCGCATCATTGTATAATTAAAGGGGACAGCAAGTATCTTTCAATTGCAGCTGCTTCGATTTTAGCTAAAAACTACCGTGATAATCTGATGATCAAACTTCACGATGAATTTCCGGATTACGGTTGGAATACCAATTTCGGTTATTGTACCAAAACACACCAAAAGGCTTTGAAAAAATTTGGCCCAAATATCCATCACAGAAAATCATTCCGTTTAGAATATGATGTAGAAATCGATTAG
- a CDS encoding UvrD-helicase domain-containing protein: MQNSYSVINASAGSGKTYTLVQRLLMICLRSPNQSDAIRTIIALTFTNKAANEMKERILFYLGEFVKEDYSENQDLINIQKALAEQGYRITLDDLRHRSQKVLDYILHHYSTLNIGTIDKFNSRLVKSFSYELGLAQNFNLEIQPEPYLIEAVDKMLDEIGEEQTVSEAFMDFVNYNLDNNERVNLNQTLYNSAKKFVNDIHYQPLQDNKDFEWQAYENKKNELRKKISDNRIQSSQLATQALELIKTRGIDIEDFAQGKNGLGGFFQKVQDFYNKKRDGFPFPSNEDSALTTYFKGAAAKSKHKQSDIEEILPQLISWRKDIIDLYIDSQKKEKILEAILPLKVNADIQKKLLEIEEENDLVLLSKFNIIINENLRNEPSAFIYEKVGTQFQHYFFDEFQDTSAMQWQNFLPLRDNSITSDNTSFTIVGDPKQSIYRFRGGESELMLNIINQTEITPKFATAEHLRFNWRSAKNIVDFNNRLYDFMSQALNNEHQKIFGENAVQEAQSNLEGRVKVHLLENSVKSIFYEESAEKMRNDIQECLDNGFTFSDITILCRGNNDIFNYSQLLGNLKVQYNGKETHIKTISEKGLTLDLSFTIKALIEYLNWEITPKNRQFLVKMMYFLNVSGRITMTDFTSEIKTILNLESKSEIENYIDSHYHIKLIQNDVPQLNLYNFIEYYIQEFSVENKETDFLLNFLEMLFNYTQNAGATLKEFLKFWDDEASKISIQASENIDAVQIMTIHKAKGLEFPVVFIPMRNENSDKKFSEWYDLNSEDELKTVILTQFSSELETYDEGLAQFNFENSYRNKIDRFCIQYVATTRPVEQLFLYLEKPSKSSNHLELFDFVTEFQPTENGEKLDSFDIFPVTDLRKKKGKKKKEYLSENINSISQKTEKASNIEIATTSKNYQNRVEHVRMGIFTHEILSKIKTKKDVSKVLNAYLLEGIITNEEQKSIWERIENVLTDVNYSAYFAENLKIINEREMFATENEQSKTYRPDRLIETENGFIIVDFKTGEEKEKDQKQVETYKNKLEQFGKKVIKTDVIYI, encoded by the coding sequence ATGCAAAACTCATATTCTGTTATCAACGCATCTGCTGGTTCAGGTAAAACTTACACACTCGTCCAGAGGTTGTTGATGATCTGTCTCAGATCTCCCAATCAATCGGATGCAATCAGAACTATTATTGCATTAACGTTTACGAACAAAGCCGCCAACGAAATGAAGGAAAGAATCCTTTTCTATCTTGGTGAGTTTGTAAAAGAAGACTATTCCGAAAATCAAGATCTCATAAATATTCAAAAAGCACTTGCAGAACAAGGCTACCGAATCACATTAGATGATTTGAGACACCGTTCCCAGAAAGTTCTCGATTATATTTTACACCACTACTCTACGCTTAACATCGGAACGATTGATAAGTTCAACTCCCGCTTGGTAAAGAGTTTTTCTTATGAATTAGGATTGGCTCAGAACTTCAATCTGGAAATCCAGCCGGAACCTTACCTGATAGAAGCAGTGGACAAGATGCTGGACGAGATTGGTGAAGAACAAACTGTTTCCGAAGCGTTTATGGATTTTGTCAATTACAATCTGGACAATAATGAGCGGGTCAATCTGAATCAAACCCTTTATAACTCGGCGAAAAAATTTGTGAATGATATTCATTACCAGCCTTTGCAGGATAATAAAGATTTTGAATGGCAGGCTTATGAAAACAAGAAAAATGAGTTGCGGAAAAAAATCAGTGATAACAGAATCCAATCCTCGCAACTTGCGACACAAGCTTTAGAATTAATAAAAACCCGAGGAATTGATATTGAAGATTTTGCCCAAGGTAAGAATGGTTTAGGAGGATTTTTCCAAAAAGTTCAGGATTTTTATAATAAAAAAAGAGACGGATTTCCTTTTCCCTCCAACGAAGATTCAGCATTGACAACTTATTTCAAAGGAGCCGCCGCAAAATCAAAACATAAACAAAGTGACATCGAGGAAATTCTGCCGCAACTGATTTCCTGGCGAAAAGATATAATCGACCTTTATATTGATTCTCAGAAAAAAGAAAAAATCCTGGAAGCGATTCTACCTTTGAAAGTCAACGCCGATATCCAGAAAAAGCTGTTGGAAATCGAAGAAGAAAACGACTTGGTTTTGCTTTCGAAATTTAATATTATCATTAATGAAAATCTTCGAAATGAGCCTTCTGCATTCATTTATGAGAAAGTAGGAACTCAATTTCAGCATTATTTTTTTGATGAGTTTCAGGATACTTCAGCGATGCAGTGGCAGAATTTTTTACCACTTAGGGACAACAGCATTACTTCGGACAATACAAGTTTTACGATTGTCGGTGACCCGAAACAGAGCATCTACCGATTCCGAGGAGGCGAAAGTGAACTGATGCTGAACATCATCAATCAAACTGAAATCACACCAAAATTTGCAACCGCTGAACACCTTAGATTCAATTGGCGAAGCGCTAAAAATATTGTCGACTTCAATAATCGGTTGTATGATTTTATGTCTCAGGCTTTGAATAATGAGCATCAAAAAATCTTTGGTGAAAATGCTGTTCAGGAAGCACAATCCAACCTGGAAGGCCGAGTCAAAGTTCATCTTTTGGAAAACTCGGTGAAATCTATTTTTTATGAAGAATCTGCTGAGAAAATGCGAAATGACATCCAGGAATGTCTGGATAATGGATTTACGTTTTCAGACATAACGATTCTTTGCCGAGGAAATAATGATATTTTTAATTATTCCCAACTATTAGGAAATCTGAAAGTCCAGTACAATGGAAAAGAAACCCATATCAAAACCATTTCTGAGAAAGGATTGACACTTGATTTATCTTTTACAATCAAAGCTTTAATTGAATATTTGAACTGGGAAATTACACCAAAGAATCGTCAGTTTCTGGTTAAAATGATGTACTTTTTGAATGTTTCCGGCAGAATCACAATGACAGATTTCACCTCTGAAATCAAAACCATTCTGAATCTGGAATCTAAGTCAGAAATCGAAAATTATATCGATTCTCATTATCATATTAAATTGATCCAAAATGATGTTCCGCAACTTAATCTTTATAATTTCATAGAATACTACATTCAGGAATTTTCGGTTGAAAATAAGGAAACAGATTTCCTTCTTAACTTTCTGGAAATGCTTTTCAATTACACACAAAATGCTGGTGCTACATTGAAAGAATTCCTGAAATTCTGGGATGACGAAGCTTCGAAAATCAGCATCCAGGCGAGTGAGAATATCGATGCCGTTCAGATTATGACGATTCATAAAGCTAAAGGTCTTGAGTTTCCTGTTGTTTTTATCCCGATGCGAAACGAAAACAGCGACAAAAAATTCTCCGAATGGTACGACCTCAACAGTGAAGATGAATTGAAAACCGTGATTTTGACTCAGTTTTCTTCCGAGCTGGAAACGTATGACGAAGGTTTAGCTCAATTCAATTTTGAAAATTCTTACCGGAATAAGATTGATCGCTTCTGCATCCAATATGTAGCAACTACAAGACCTGTGGAGCAGCTTTTCTTGTACCTGGAAAAGCCGAGCAAATCTTCTAATCATCTTGAATTATTTGATTTTGTGACAGAGTTTCAGCCGACAGAAAACGGAGAAAAGTTAGATTCGTTTGATATTTTCCCTGTTACTGATTTAAGAAAAAAGAAAGGGAAAAAGAAAAAAGAGTATCTGTCAGAAAACATCAATTCAATTTCCCAGAAAACCGAAAAAGCTTCGAATATCGAAATTGCTACGACTTCTAAAAATTATCAAAATCGCGTAGAGCACGTACGAATGGGAATTTTCACGCACGAGATTTTATCTAAAATCAAAACTAAAAAAGATGTTTCCAAAGTTCTAAACGCATATCTTCTGGAAGGTATCATTACCAATGAAGAACAAAAATCAATTTGGGAAAGGATTGAAAATGTTCTTACTGATGTTAATTATTCTGCTTATTTTGCAGAGAATCTGAAAATCATCAATGAAAGAGAAATGTTTGCAACAGAAAATGAGCAATCCAAAACCTATCGTCCGGACCGCTTGATTGAAACTGAAAATGGTTTCATCATCGTAGATTTCAAAACTGGCGAAGAAAAGGAGAAAGACCAGAAACAAGTGGAAACTTATAAAAATAAGCTGGAACAATTTGGGAAGAAAGTCATCAAAACAGACGTGATCTATATATAA
- a CDS encoding transglutaminase domain-containing protein yields MKTKILQIVLTCLLLPVFGQYKYLDLPKLNIEDLKLTSYAKNPSESAEIIYKSYHYYITDGMLNLDVVSRVKIYKKDQAEKFLNQEIYTYDGKNNKSERVTSLKVVTYNLVNDKIETTAVEKNSKYKSKESKNYTVTKFAFENVKDGSVIEYKYSILSPYVWSVDKITVEDNVPTRRFDYVLDFPKYLGFNIDYKGSLTPKNRDVADKNIYGGEYYTYRFGYENIAPYRDEKYVHNLDNYRTSIRAELNSTNITRTPGAYESGDLGGFKSYAVSWSDIRKQLYESEYFGDQLKKKSYVKDLLPADIKSINSPQEKAAAILKFVQKNYTWNNNYTVGSEEGKGIKELISSKVGSSGEINLLMVLLMRSADLDAQPVVLSTIRRGLLLDHSPSINQLNYCLAFLEIDGKAMIYDATSKMTLPNLIRPSALNYNGYIMTEKEAKKVNIFCPGKSQTFLTVDAKLNQDGTVSGNFSDRDTQLYAMMNNESYNEDKNEYQNSSYKERYKFPYTNIKTELLDNNDFQTSFDFDSDSFVDGIGGKLVFNPLLFLYNKSHEFDQTEERRSPIELYTGYDKIKKVTITLPDGYVFENVPKSKKFRTEDNAIQYVYKVTQEGNKLTVETTTTVEDPVYPKEYYPAFKQIFDNITKLEGQVVTVVKK; encoded by the coding sequence ATGAAAACCAAAATTTTACAAATCGTACTGACCTGTCTGCTATTGCCGGTATTTGGTCAGTACAAATATCTTGACTTACCGAAGCTGAATATAGAAGATCTGAAATTAACTTCGTATGCCAAAAATCCATCAGAATCGGCGGAAATTATTTATAAATCTTATCACTATTATATTACGGATGGAATGTTGAATCTTGACGTGGTAAGCCGAGTGAAAATCTATAAAAAGGATCAGGCAGAGAAATTCCTCAACCAAGAAATTTATACTTACGATGGCAAAAATAACAAGTCAGAAAGAGTAACGTCTTTGAAGGTGGTCACTTACAATTTGGTTAATGATAAAATAGAAACTACAGCTGTAGAGAAAAATTCTAAATATAAATCCAAAGAATCCAAAAACTATACAGTTACCAAATTTGCTTTTGAAAATGTAAAGGATGGCTCTGTTATCGAGTACAAATACAGTATTCTGTCACCTTATGTTTGGTCTGTAGATAAAATTACGGTAGAAGATAATGTGCCGACCAGACGGTTCGATTATGTGCTTGATTTTCCGAAGTATCTGGGATTTAATATAGATTATAAAGGAAGCTTGACACCAAAAAACAGAGATGTTGCAGATAAAAATATCTATGGAGGCGAGTATTATACCTACAGATTTGGTTACGAAAATATTGCGCCATACAGAGATGAAAAATATGTTCATAATCTGGATAATTACAGAACATCCATCAGAGCTGAACTTAACTCTACCAATATCACAAGAACGCCCGGAGCTTATGAATCCGGAGACTTGGGAGGTTTCAAATCTTATGCCGTGTCTTGGTCAGATATCCGCAAACAATTGTACGAATCTGAGTATTTTGGAGATCAGCTGAAAAAGAAATCTTATGTAAAAGATCTTCTTCCGGCAGACATAAAAAGTATCAACTCTCCGCAGGAAAAAGCAGCAGCTATTCTGAAATTTGTTCAGAAAAATTACACTTGGAATAATAATTATACAGTAGGTTCGGAAGAAGGTAAAGGCATCAAGGAACTTATTTCCAGCAAAGTTGGAAGTTCTGGCGAAATCAATCTGCTAATGGTTTTGTTGATGCGAAGTGCAGATTTGGATGCACAACCTGTTGTATTATCAACCATAAGACGTGGTTTGCTTTTGGATCATTCGCCATCAATTAATCAGCTTAATTACTGTTTGGCATTTCTTGAGATTGATGGAAAAGCGATGATTTATGATGCAACATCTAAGATGACTTTGCCAAATCTAATCCGTCCGTCAGCTCTTAATTATAATGGTTATATTATGACGGAAAAAGAAGCTAAAAAAGTGAATATTTTTTGTCCGGGCAAGAGCCAGACTTTCCTGACTGTAGATGCAAAACTAAATCAGGATGGGACAGTCTCCGGTAATTTCTCAGACAGAGATACCCAGTTATATGCAATGATGAATAACGAAAGTTATAATGAGGATAAAAACGAATATCAAAATTCCAGCTATAAAGAAAGATATAAATTTCCTTATACCAACATCAAAACAGAGCTGTTAGACAATAATGATTTCCAAACCAGCTTCGACTTCGATTCTGATTCTTTTGTGGACGGCATTGGCGGTAAGTTAGTATTTAATCCGTTACTATTTTTATACAATAAATCCCACGAATTTGACCAGACTGAGGAGAGACGTTCACCAATAGAACTCTATACAGGCTACGATAAAATCAAAAAAGTGACCATCACTTTGCCGGACGGCTATGTTTTTGAAAATGTACCAAAGTCCAAAAAATTCAGAACAGAGGATAATGCCATCCAATATGTTTACAAAGTAACGCAGGAAGGCAATAAACTGACTGTCGAAACCACGACAACAGTTGAAGATCCGGTTTACCCGAAAGAATATTATCCGGCGTTCAAGCAAATTTTTGATAATATTACGAAGCTGGAAGGTCAAGTTGTGACAGTCGTAAAAAAATAA
- a CDS encoding DUF3857 domain-containing protein has translation MFSQNYAISEIPEELKKDANAVIRNYSSEYLIKAADNMEINEKKVISILNKAGEKYSYAYISYNKYSRISDVKLKVFNEFGKLIKTYSKSDLNDISQSDDSYLYSDYRALASRIIQPVYPYTIELTYTVKTSDTAFLPELQPFLSANVSVENWSVGFTNESGINLRKKITDTSFGKVEVSESGNNLVATYKNIPAYQVEKYAPDPETIFPKIEFALDKACLKEKCGDFSSWQSLAKWYSSLIEPVSVITPEIQNEINGLNLTGSTSEKVKKIYQYMQKKTRYVFVGIGIGGWQPMVADEVRKKAYGDCKALTNYMRVLLKAAGIPSYYAKIYMDNTPMKFDENFPKMGGNHVILYIPTEEGDIWLENTSQNIAFNHLGYSTRNRNVVLIDDKMTKVVNTPTYKSEDSEEKMRFAAQISEDNSLSGTFKFAFTGGLYDFQLGKMSMTSEELKNSLKEDFNFLNFSEINYDNLNNDRDNGKLSFDINFKANNFSKALGNDIYFRALPVADSGFYLENSENRKFPVEVAFGFTDDYEIEYSIPKNYKFTELPLAKKIDSEYGNYSMEFSQKDDKIIVKRKFQLNKGIIPVDKISSYIKFRKQINNIDATKILITKI, from the coding sequence ATGTTTTCACAAAATTACGCTATCTCAGAAATCCCGGAAGAGCTTAAGAAAGATGCGAATGCTGTAATCAGGAATTACAGTTCTGAATATCTGATCAAGGCTGCGGACAATATGGAAATCAATGAGAAAAAAGTAATTTCTATTTTAAACAAAGCTGGTGAAAAATACTCGTATGCTTATATCTCCTATAATAAATACAGTAGAATCTCTGATGTCAAACTCAAAGTTTTTAATGAGTTTGGAAAACTGATAAAGACTTATTCAAAAAGTGATTTGAATGATATCAGTCAATCAGACGACTCTTATCTTTACTCAGATTATCGTGCATTGGCTAGTAGAATAATCCAGCCAGTTTATCCTTATACTATCGAATTGACATATACTGTCAAAACTTCTGACACTGCCTTTTTACCAGAGCTTCAGCCATTTTTATCGGCTAATGTTTCTGTTGAAAATTGGAGTGTTGGTTTTACAAATGAATCTGGAATTAATCTTAGAAAAAAAATCACAGACACTTCTTTTGGTAAAGTTGAAGTTTCAGAATCCGGGAATAATTTAGTGGCGACTTATAAAAATATTCCGGCTTACCAAGTAGAAAAGTATGCACCAGATCCGGAAACCATTTTTCCTAAAATAGAATTTGCATTGGACAAAGCTTGTCTGAAAGAAAAGTGCGGTGATTTTTCCAGCTGGCAAAGTTTAGCAAAATGGTATAGTTCTTTGATAGAACCAGTTTCGGTTATTACACCAGAAATTCAGAATGAGATTAATGGTCTTAATCTTACCGGTTCTACTTCGGAAAAGGTCAAGAAAATCTATCAATACATGCAAAAAAAGACCAGATATGTTTTTGTTGGAATAGGCATTGGTGGCTGGCAGCCGATGGTGGCAGATGAGGTGAGAAAAAAAGCTTACGGTGATTGTAAAGCATTGACTAATTATATGAGAGTTTTGCTGAAAGCGGCGGGAATCCCATCATATTATGCAAAGATTTATATGGATAATACCCCAATGAAATTTGACGAAAATTTCCCTAAAATGGGTGGTAATCACGTGATTCTCTATATCCCTACAGAAGAAGGCGATATATGGTTAGAGAATACAAGTCAAAATATTGCTTTCAATCATTTGGGATATTCTACACGCAATAGAAATGTAGTTTTAATTGATGATAAAATGACCAAAGTTGTCAATACACCTACCTATAAATCGGAAGACAGTGAAGAAAAAATGCGGTTTGCTGCTCAAATTTCTGAAGATAACTCGCTATCGGGAACTTTTAAATTTGCTTTTACCGGTGGACTTTATGATTTTCAATTAGGTAAAATGTCGATGACTAGCGAAGAACTCAAAAATTCTTTGAAAGAAGATTTTAATTTTCTTAATTTTTCAGAAATCAATTATGATAATTTAAATAACGATAGAGATAACGGGAAGTTGTCTTTTGATATCAATTTTAAGGCGAACAACTTTTCAAAAGCATTAGGAAATGATATTTATTTCAGAGCATTACCAGTTGCAGATAGTGGATTTTATTTGGAAAATTCTGAGAACAGAAAGTTTCCTGTAGAAGTTGCGTTTGGATTTACGGATGATTACGAAATAGAGTATTCGATTCCTAAAAATTACAAATTTACCGAACTTCCATTAGCAAAGAAAATTGATTCAGAGTACGGGAATTATTCCATGGAGTTTTCTCAAAAAGATGATAAAATTATTGTTAAAAGAAAATTCCAATTGAATAAAGGCATTATCCCTGTCGATAAAATCTCAAGTTATATCAAATTTAGAAAGCAAATTAATAATATAGACGCTACAAAAATCTTAATAACCAAAATTTAA
- a CDS encoding ferritin has product MVSEKIITLVNEQITKEQYAAQLYLSMSAWFYAQDLEGIGNYFRVQSKEELMHADKMFDYVNDIGGQIILNEVPKPPHEFNNAQEIFEKALDHERLVTKSIFNIVKAANDEGDFATTSFLQWFINEQVEEESSASLLVTKIKMVKDNPSALYLFDQELAQRVFNPAAEN; this is encoded by the coding sequence ATGGTTTCAGAGAAAATTATTACGCTTGTCAACGAACAAATTACCAAAGAACAATACGCCGCACAATTATATCTTTCCATGAGCGCTTGGTTTTATGCGCAAGATTTGGAAGGGATTGGAAACTATTTCCGAGTACAATCTAAAGAAGAATTGATGCACGCAGACAAAATGTTTGATTATGTGAACGACATCGGCGGACAAATCATCCTGAATGAAGTTCCAAAACCTCCACACGAATTCAACAACGCTCAGGAGATTTTTGAGAAAGCTCTAGACCACGAGAGACTGGTGACGAAAAGTATCTTCAATATCGTAAAGGCAGCGAATGACGAAGGCGATTTTGCAACCACAAGCTTTTTACAATGGTTTATCAATGAGCAGGTGGAAGAAGAGTCTAGCGCATCGCTTTTGGTCACCAAGATCAAAATGGTAAAAGACAATCCGTCTGCATTGTATCTCTTTGACCAGGAATTGGCGCAAAGGGTTTTCAATCCAGCTGCAGAGAATTAA